One part of the Streptomyces nigra genome encodes these proteins:
- a CDS encoding geranylgeranyl reductase family protein — protein MSSENSSADDVRQVWDVVVVGAGPAGASAAYAAAVAGRRVLLLEKAELPRYKTCGGGIIGPSRDSLPPGFDLPLRDRVHAVTFTHNGRFARTRRSRQTLFGLVNRPEFDQALVEHAQKAGAELRTGVTVQRVEQHGSAVPDRRCVALVLQGGETVLARAVVGADGSASRIGAHVGVKLGQVDLGLEAEIPVPETVAEDWKGRVLIDWGPMPGSYGWVFPKGDTLTVGVISARGEGAATKRYLEEFIGRLGLAGFEPSISSGHLTRCRADDSPLSRGRVLVCGDAAGLLEPWTREGISFALRSGRLAGEWAVRIAEAHDAVDTRRQALNYAFAVKAGLGVEMSVGKRLLTVFERRPGLFHAVLTGFRPAWKAFMDITRGTTTLAEIVRTHPMAHRALSALDRRQAPADEQPTS, from the coding sequence GTGAGCAGCGAGAACTCTTCGGCGGACGACGTGCGGCAGGTGTGGGACGTCGTCGTGGTGGGAGCGGGTCCGGCGGGGGCCTCGGCCGCCTACGCGGCGGCGGTCGCCGGGAGGCGCGTCCTGCTGCTGGAGAAGGCGGAGCTGCCCCGGTACAAGACGTGCGGCGGAGGCATCATCGGCCCCTCGCGCGACTCCCTCCCGCCCGGTTTCGACCTCCCGCTGCGCGATCGCGTGCACGCGGTGACCTTCACGCACAACGGCCGCTTCGCCCGCACCCGCCGCTCCCGGCAGACGCTGTTCGGGCTGGTCAACCGCCCCGAGTTCGACCAGGCGCTGGTCGAGCACGCGCAGAAGGCCGGCGCCGAGCTGCGCACCGGCGTCACCGTGCAGCGCGTCGAGCAGCACGGCTCGGCCGTGCCGGACCGCCGCTGTGTCGCCCTCGTCCTGCAGGGCGGAGAGACCGTGCTCGCCCGTGCCGTGGTGGGCGCGGACGGCAGCGCCAGCCGCATAGGGGCGCATGTCGGGGTGAAGCTCGGCCAGGTCGACCTCGGTCTGGAGGCGGAGATCCCGGTGCCGGAGACGGTCGCCGAGGACTGGAAGGGGCGGGTGCTCATCGACTGGGGCCCGATGCCCGGGAGTTACGGCTGGGTCTTCCCCAAGGGTGACACCCTCACCGTCGGGGTCATTTCCGCCCGCGGTGAAGGCGCCGCGACCAAGCGGTACTTGGAGGAGTTCATCGGGCGGCTCGGGCTCGCCGGGTTCGAACCGAGCATCTCCTCCGGACATCTGACGCGCTGCCGCGCGGACGACTCGCCGCTCTCGCGCGGGCGGGTCCTGGTCTGCGGGGACGCGGCGGGCCTGCTGGAGCCGTGGACCCGCGAGGGCATCTCCTTCGCACTGCGGTCGGGCCGGCTGGCGGGGGAGTGGGCGGTCCGGATCGCCGAGGCGCACGACGCCGTCGACACCCGGCGCCAGGCGCTGAACTACGCGTTCGCCGTCAAGGCGGGCCTCGGCGTGGAGATGAGCGTCGGCAAGCGGCTGCTGACGGTGTTCGAGCGCCGCCCCGGCCTCTTCCACGCGGTGCTGACCGGGTTCCGGCCGGCCTGGAAGGCGTTCATGGACATCACCCGGGGGACGACGACCCTGGCCGAGATCGTCCGCACCCATCCGATGGCCCACCGCGCCCTGAGCGCGCTGGACCGCCGCCAGGCGCCCGCGGACGAGCAGCCGACCTCCTGA
- a CDS encoding nitroreductase/quinone reductase family protein, with the protein MSSSPYYLKGSPLAVRFNNVVGWLARHGLSIAGTAEMSVRGRKSGKMQRIPVNPHQYEGAQYLVSARGHSQWVRNMRVAGGGELRVGRKLRTFTAVELPDEEKLPILRTYLEKWGWEVNQYFQGVTAKSTDEEIVACAPDHPVFRITVDG; encoded by the coding sequence ATGTCGTCGTCGCCGTACTACCTCAAGGGCAGCCCGCTCGCCGTCCGCTTCAACAACGTCGTCGGCTGGCTCGCCCGGCACGGCCTGAGCATCGCGGGCACGGCGGAGATGTCCGTGCGCGGCCGCAAGAGCGGCAAGATGCAGCGCATCCCGGTCAACCCGCACCAGTACGAAGGCGCGCAGTACCTCGTCTCGGCGCGCGGGCACTCCCAGTGGGTGCGCAACATGCGCGTCGCCGGCGGCGGGGAGCTGCGGGTCGGGCGCAAGCTGCGGACGTTCACCGCGGTGGAGCTCCCCGACGAGGAGAAGCTCCCGATCCTGCGGACCTACCTGGAGAAGTGGGGCTGGGAGGTCAACCAGTACTTCCAGGGCGTGACCGCGAAGTCCACCGACGAGGAGATCGTGGCCTGCGCCCCCGACCACCCCGTCTTCCGGATCACGGTCGACGGATGA
- a CDS encoding TetR/AcrR family transcriptional regulator, with translation MSSTAQGARARARTEVTAAIKEEARRQLAAEGAARLSLRAVARSLGMVSSALYRYFPSRDDLLTALIIDAYDSLGEAAEGANERVADAEPLERWTAVAEAVRLWALEHPHEYALIYGSPVPGYTAPVTTVPPASRVGLLFIGIVRDAHHEGVLADAPELPDDLTAEAGRMAADLAPDLPPATVVALIAAWSELFGLVGFELFGQFNKVVEDRRPFFRHGAIRIAHEVGLR, from the coding sequence ATGAGCAGCACCGCACAGGGCGCCCGCGCCCGCGCCAGGACGGAAGTCACCGCCGCCATCAAGGAGGAGGCGCGCAGACAGCTCGCGGCGGAGGGCGCCGCACGGCTGTCGCTGCGTGCCGTCGCCCGTTCCCTCGGCATGGTCTCCTCCGCGCTCTATCGCTACTTCCCGAGCCGCGACGACCTGCTGACCGCACTCATCATCGACGCCTACGACTCCCTCGGCGAGGCCGCCGAGGGGGCGAACGAACGGGTCGCGGACGCCGAGCCGCTCGAGCGCTGGACGGCGGTCGCGGAGGCCGTCCGCCTCTGGGCGCTGGAGCACCCGCACGAGTACGCGCTGATCTACGGATCGCCGGTGCCCGGCTACACCGCCCCCGTCACCACGGTCCCACCGGCCTCCCGCGTCGGACTGTTGTTCATCGGCATCGTCCGCGACGCCCACCACGAGGGCGTCCTGGCCGACGCCCCCGAACTGCCGGACGACCTGACCGCCGAGGCCGGGCGCATGGCCGCCGACCTCGCCCCCGACCTGCCCCCGGCGACGGTCGTGGCCCTCATCGCCGCCTGGTCCGAGCTGTTCGGTCTGGTCGGCTTCGAGCTGTTCGGCCAGTTCAACAAGGTCGTCGAGGACCGGCGCCCGTTCTTCCGGCACGGGGCGATCCGTATCGCCCACGAGGTCGGCCTGCGCTGA